gtctgttgatgcgctgctgatggagACAAtgcaggatttaattttaaacgaattttgcaaacaataaagtgaatgttttcagcacgaaatatcgagaatttttcttattagaaagtgatttactgtttccataagaatctcttatgaaaagcaacaacctctcattgaagtaggcgttcatcttcagaattcattcgcgtcataagacaatcttatgaatttcattaatttttcttatggcgccacttcataagagaatcttatggcatacataatagtatttttctgagtgtatgttgacaaagtttaaaaatgttattttcaaaCTATGCAAAACTCAGATTTCCAAAGTATGAAGGAAGAAGGGGGAGGGCGATAGTTTCTAgctgcgttacgtaatttatggatgcggACGTTATATATCAATGTTCCTtaactacactcagaaaaatactattatgtatgccataagattctcttatgaagtggcgccataagaaaaattaatgaaattcataagattgtcttatgacgcgaatgaattctgaagatgaacgcctacttcaacccagcaagaaaaatattcattaccgttcattttccgcttcgcagcgaaaaaaatccgaagcgGCCCGCCTCGAATTTATTTCGCTGCGAAGCGgaacatgaacttaaaaatcactgggaatgagaggttgttgcttttcataagagattcttatggaaacagtaaatcattttctaataagaaaaattctcgatatttcatgctgaaaacattcactttattgtttgccaaatttgtttaaaattaaatcctccatggtcaccatcagcagcgcatcaacagacggctccatcaaagttttttttacctcatcttaatcttcgacctttcgttttttgccgatcagcttgctgaaaagtacacaaatattgtattttggtttactaatatattcaacgttcacaccaaaaacatcaaatcgaacttaccattccggagataacaataacatttaacattgaaggaaaactataataactatgaactggcgattgcttcgtactgttagatgatgaaaaaaaactgatgctatgaatgaatgtgttcatcattttttcacaatgccgtttcttctatttttcataagaacatcgtatgaaaattgaaagaatttcataagacttatgaaaaattagtttggacgcaaaaaagtggttcagaAGAtatatcttatgaaatttataacaagatttcctctgagtgtaggagttttattaaacaaatgtttttttttttacaattttacaatgtttAGGTATTTGGTTTaacgaattaaaaatttgattaacacATTTTGATcgttctgcattttttttaagtattttccgAAATATCTAACGTACTTAATTGGCGAAACattaattgcttttttttctaagaatttcgatttaaaaaaaggtgACGCGTATTACAGTGGGCCGAATTTTGTATACACCGTTCAAAACGGTAATTTTTGCACACTTTTATTGAAATGCTGTTCACCTGATTTCGTTAGTTTTTACAAAATGGCAACCCTGAACAAAAACCATAAATGAACTGAAATGAATAGTTTTCTTATTGGAGAACATAAGATGAAGGGGGTTGAAGTCAGCTGTTTGCGAATCATGCAGGTTCATTTTAACTAGACGAAAATATGGAATAGAGCTATATTTATTATTACGATTGTTTTGATTAAAGGTTGACAGAAATATTATCTTgagtaacaaaaataattttactatCGAGCTTAAAATTGCTATTAAATCGTGAAAAGGTATTTTTATGCTGTATTTCGTAGTTTCGTTCATACCTAATCgctttttttccagatttatgAAAGAATATGGCGTTCCTAGCTGTAAGCGTGCATCAGCGAGCTCTCAGAAGGATAACATTTCCGAACATTTGGTGGCTTAAACTATTGACGGGTCATCCAAAAAGCACCAATGTCGATGCCATCGATTCTTTTATAAGCGAACTAATGGAAAACAAAGCTCTGAAATGGAAAATTCTCAAAAGAAATACGACAATTTCGCAAAATGTTTTGCAGCCGGAACCGATAACTCCAgtcacaaaaaccaccacattAAACCTAACGCAAATTTTTGATGATCTCACATCGAATCCTCTAGTTGTCAATATAGAGCCACTGGAACAGATTCACATTGATAATCTTTTAGAAACAGCAATAcaagagaaaaataattgtGATGTACAACTTCTTTTCGATCAGTTACTGGAGTTCAACAGATTACCTTCTCTGAATGTTATTGATCAAATATTCAGACACCTAATTGATTACAATGATCGAACAAGGTTCGAACAGCTCTTAGAACTGTGTCATAAGGTAGACTCAAAACTTATGGCTGATAGCAGTGATTTTCTACACTATAAGGCTTTATTCCAATGGAAACTAGGAAATACGCAAAATTCACTGCAAAGCTTCCAGCATGCTCTAAGGAAAGCCAACAGTCCGGAGATAAAGGATATGATACATCGTTTATTGCGAAGGATCGTAGATGAAACTATTGGCCACAAAAGTGAAGCTGTTTTACTGGCAGTCATTGAAACAAGcgaatattttatgaaaaacttaaaCGATAGCATAATGCTATGCTACGTATgggaaaaaagttttcgaaGTCAGTGGTTCAGTGACCAGGAAGCTTCCAAAACCCTTTTCAATAAACACGATGCCTTGCGTCAGGTCGTTGCTAGAAGGTACATATATCTATTCTTACCAATTTGAAGCACCTTTTATAAATTATGTTTGTGGTTTTTAGGATAAACAAGATTTGCGTCAGTTTTCTGCAAGAAAATCGCACTGAACAAGTTTATCAGTTAATGGAATTATTCCTTAAACATGACATGATGCCTCCATGCAAGCTGATATTAATGAGATTATTTGATTATCAATGTGAGTGTTTTTGTGCACTAAACTTGGGTATTAGCTTGCTTTCTAGGgtaatatttatattattttttacagtTTGGAGGCAAGATCTTCGTGCCTGCTCCGAAATAATGCAGAATTCTATTGATCTCAATGTCCCGCTTCCGGAAATTTACAATCACAGATTACTAGATCTACTGCTAGGCCGGAAAACTCCGCAGTTGAGACCAGTTTTGCCTGCCTCCTTGAGAAAACAAAACGTGAAACCTACGACAAAAACTTATCAGCTTAAATTTTAGTGTCAATTTTTGTaagatggtttttaaaaatgttgggaGATGTGATAATGTTATCAATCTGTAAATATTATAGGTAAACTGTATAAATACTAAAGTATATTTCTAAATAGCATAACAAAACGAGTAGCATAGTGTCACCTAACGTTATTTTTCGAATGTCCCTAATCTGTTTTCAACACTTCAATGTTAAGTTCGGACCGCAATACGTCGATGTCTTGCTCCCATCGTTTTTCCCAATAGACCGTCAATAATGGTTTCACCTGCTGTCCCATTCGTAGAGCCCATGgcaaataatatttcaaatagttttgcCGTTGTctgaaaacgaaaaaagaatGTTGATATCTTTACTCAGTAGCTAGTTGAAGAAAACTTTCTTACTTGGGTCTCAATCGGATTGCTCCAAAAACTGCTCCTCCGTAGCACATAGGAAGGCCTGTATTAAGTGCTTCCACCCATTTGATTGCAACTTCACCAAGCATGTTAGTGGGCATTCCGAAAATGGTATGCACCAAATCGTGCACTTCTCTGTACCGCGTCATGACATACGCCAGTTCAGGATCATCCATGAAGCGCACTTCCATTCGCGAGTCTGGAGTTATCTCCTGCAAAATAAGAAGCTTGTCAAGAacctaaatttttctaactgaaTTGAATGCTTACGTATTGATCGAGAAATCGAACATAATGAGATCCAAAAGAGTTTTCCGGAAGACTACGCAATTTTTCCAAGCTGACTGTATGCGTGTTTATCCTTGgtttatcttttaaaatttgctgCCCTTCTTCTGATTGTTTCATTTGTTGCCGGATGTTTTCTAAAGCGGAAACTCCTGTTGTTTCTCCCAAACAGGCTATCATGTCATGCCTgtagttttattgattttataaattgaaagaaatagtaACTGCAATAATAGTATTTTCCAACGTTACCTTCTGGGGTTAATAAGTGCGGCAAGGGAACATCCTGCACTTAATATCACTCGCTGAAGATCAGTAAGTTTAACTTGATTTCTGAGAAATTCCCTTGTAAATTCATCCACAGGCTGTCGTAGTTCTTCGGTAGCATTCGAGAGTCGGGCTTCGGTGGCAGCGTATCTCGTATGTATCCTTATTTTGTTCATGGCACCGCAACGGAATAGACGAAAAAGCATTTTTCTGAAAAGATGGAAAAAATTTGGGTTTGAAAGTTTATGAGGAAACTTTCACTGCCTTACGCTgattaaataaagttaaaaatcctaaaatactTAAAGTAGCGCGTTATGTGCTTGATATGCTAATCACAACGGTTTTAGAAAGTCGCGTTTAGTCAAAATTTACTTTGGAAAAAGAATCTGAGAACAAGATTTAACAGACAAAACAACCTAGTTGCTTAAGTTGAATGGCAAATACTCATGTTACCTTGTCGTTTTCCACATTTTAACTAAAATATATCTTCGTGATCTCTCTCATGGCTTTCGAAATTAAATTCCTTTACTATTCCATTTAGAACACGAGAACTTACCTGGATTATAGGAAACTTAATAGAAATGTCAACATTAATTTACGAACAAATCTTCCAATCCATGTAGTCACCTACATGCGCAGAGTATCTAAATCGAAATAcatatttctagctaaattagGTTAAAATCATTTCTCAAATCAAGACCACCtattttaatttcaacatttaaaacaaaaattgaggaTTATCATGTCAGACACTATGAGGAAAGATTGTAACCGGAGTCATAAAGCGCATCTGTCGGCTATTTATATCTGCCATCACGTGTATCTACTAGCTTTATGATATGATAGACACAACAATTGCTACGCTGCAcgacaaaaaaagtttataagtaGTAGCTAGCTTATTGCATACTGAAGCATAAGCCACTACCAGCTCTTCCTAGTGAAGTTTCGTTGGCAAggtcaataagttttttttaattatgtaaataaattattaaatataaaGATGAATTCTCATTTAAAACATATTGCCGAATTCAAAATTTCGCTTAGTATCGTTCCAATGTTAATCTTTGTGTCATTCACGGAATTAATTAAAGATGCAGTTGGCGGTTAGGTTATTGaaactgatcaaaattgatttttatcaattacGTTGATCTGATAAAAAGGCCTGGACTTAAAGATTTTCATACATGTTAGTTGACTAACAATTTCCTAAAAGCTGGGGTTTTTCTATACATAGGTACAAACATAGCTGTCAGTTTAGCTTgggaattttctttttaaagtttcacgTATAGATGACATATTTTACTGATCGAATAACTCGACCGGACAGAGAATTTTACACTCTGATGGCCACTTTAATTGCTCCAATGATTGAATTCattgatcaaatcaaaatttaaaatcactat
The Uranotaenia lowii strain MFRU-FL unplaced genomic scaffold, ASM2978415v1 HiC_scaffold_674, whole genome shotgun sequence genome window above contains:
- the LOC129760593 gene encoding uncharacterized protein LOC129760593 is translated as MAFLAVSVHQRALRRITFPNIWWLKLLTGHPKSTNVDAIDSFISELMENKALKWKILKRNTTISQNVLQPEPITPVTKTTTLNLTQIFDDLTSNPLVVNIEPLEQIHIDNLLETAIQEKNNCDVQLLFDQLLEFNRLPSLNVIDQIFRHLIDYNDRTRFEQLLELCHKVDSKLMADSSDFLHYKALFQWKLGNTQNSLQSFQHALRKANSPEIKDMIHRLLRRIVDETIGHKSEAVLLAVIETSEYFMKNLNDSIMLCYVWEKSFRSQWFSDQEASKTLFNKHDALRQVVARRINKICVSFLQENRTEQVYQLMELFLKHDMMPPCKLILMRLFDYQFWRQDLRACSEIMQNSIDLNVPLPEIYNHRLLDLLLGRKTPQLRPVLPASLRKQNVKPTTKTYQLKF